From Desulfomicrobium apsheronum, the proteins below share one genomic window:
- a CDS encoding STAS domain-containing protein, translated as MFSCTVTADPGHVVVKLSGDLIVEHSREIHAELLTCLSRENAMTIDLGESARIDLSFVQILSALLKCPDRNVRIANLPLHVTDTAGVLGAGDIIRELSTRTEDNA; from the coding sequence ATGTTTTCGTGCACCGTCACGGCCGATCCAGGACATGTGGTCGTAAAATTGTCCGGCGACCTCATTGTGGAACATTCCAGGGAAATCCACGCCGAACTGCTGACCTGCCTGTCCCGGGAGAACGCCATGACCATTGACCTGGGGGAATCGGCCCGGATCGACCTTTCCTTTGTCCAGATCCTGTCCGCCCTGCTCAAATGTCCGGACAGGAACGTCAGGATTGCAAACCTGCCCCTGCACGTGACCGACACTGCCGGAGTTCTGGGAGCGGGTGATATCATCAGGGAACTCTCAACCCGAACAGAGGACAATGCATGA
- a CDS encoding response regulator: MSKTIMTVDDSASVRQMVSLTLKDAGYAVIEARDGKDAMAKLSGPVDMILTDLNMPGMGGIELIRAVRATPQYKFTPIVMLTTESQASAKEEGKSAGATGWIVKPFKPDQLLAVARKLLR, translated from the coding sequence ATGAGCAAGACCATCATGACCGTCGACGACTCGGCCAGCGTCCGCCAGATGGTCAGCCTGACCCTGAAGGACGCCGGTTACGCCGTCATCGAAGCCCGCGACGGCAAAGACGCCATGGCCAAGTTGTCCGGACCCGTGGACATGATCCTGACCGATCTGAACATGCCCGGCATGGGCGGCATCGAACTCATCCGCGCCGTGCGCGCCACGCCGCAGTACAAGTTTACGCCCATTGTCATGCTGACCACGGAATCGCAGGCCTCTGCCAAGGAAGAGGGAAAATCGGCCGGAGCCACCGGCTGGATCGTCAAGCCCTTCAAACCGGATCAGCTCCTGGCCGTTGCCAGAAAGCTGCTGCGCTAG